CTTTAAGTATAAAGCTAGGGTTTGGGACTTAAAGGAAACAGTAACCCTTTGTCCTTATTGTTCAAATGGGTGTTCTTTGGTGCTGGGTGTTAAAGATAATGAGATCAAGAGGATAAATAGTTGTGGTCAGGTAGGCATAAACGAAGGTAATCTTTGTTCTAAAGGAAGGTTTGGCTATGAGTTTGTTAATCATCCAGAGAGATTGAAGAAACCACTTCTTAAAAAAGATGGTCAGTTTAAAGAAGTTACCTGGACTGAAGCTTTAGATTTTGTATTCTTAAGGCTTGACAAAATAAAGATAGAGAGGGGTGCTGGCTCAATTGGCGCTCTTGGTTCTGCCCGGCTAACTAATGAGGAAGTATATCTTTTCCAAAAATTAATTGGTCAAGGAATAGGTAGTCGTCATTTTGACTATGGTGGTGGTTATAGCTATCAAGGATTGGTGGGCTTAAAAGAAGCTTTAGGTTATGCTGCTTCTACTAATTCTATTAGTGAGATTAGAAGAGCAGAATCTATTTTACTCTTAAGAGCTGATTTGAGTGAAACCCATCCTAACATAAAGGTAGAGGTAAATTTAGCCGTTAATCGAAACAAGGCTAAGTTAATAATAGCTAACTACCGAAGGACAAAACTTAGCCCTCAGGCTGAAATTAACTTAATCTATAAACCAGGAACAGAAGTAACTTTAATTAATGGAATGATCAAGGTGATCATAGAAAATGACTTAATCAATAAAAGCTTTATTAATGAAAAGACAGAGGGAGTAGAGAAATTAAAGTTACTTCTAGAGAAATATACACCAACCTATGTAGAAAAGGTATGCAAGATTAGTCCTCAAGAATTAGAAAAGGCGGCTAAAATTTATGCCAAAACAGAAAAGGCTCTTATCATAGTGGCTACTGGTATGGCATGGGGTGGTAATGATAAAGATATAGCTTATGCCGTGAGTAATTTAGCTTTAATTACTGGACATCTGGGCAAGGAATCAACCGGAGTGTATTTTTTAGGTGAGAAGAATAATTCTCAGGGCGTCTTAGATCTAGGAGCTTTATCAAGATTTCTGCCTGGGTCTGGGTCGGTGGATAGCCAAGAATACAGGGCGCTGGAAATGCTTGAGCCTGGAAGGCTTAAGGCGATGTATATAGTGGGAGAAAATCCCCTGCTTACTTATCCTTTGCCTAAGATAAAAGAAGCTCTCGAAGCTTTAGAGTTTCTAATAGTGCAAGATATGTTTATGACCAAGACAGCAGAATTAGCAGATGTTGTTTTGCCAATTTGTAGTTTTGCCGAAAAAGAAGGAACATATACCAATTTAGAAAGAAGGGTTCAAAAGCTAAAGAAAGCCTTGCCTTGTCTGGGCGAGAGTAAACCTGATTTAGAGATATTTACTAACTTGTGTAGACGATGGGGAGTTGAGGTGCCTCAAGATATATGGCTGGAGATCGTGGCGACTATTCCTATGTATAAAGAGATTGATAAACCATGGGGAGGTAGTATTCTTTACATAGAAAAAGATTGGAAGGGTAAGTTTATTGCAGTAGAAGACCAAGAAATAAGTTTCGATGATAAATTATTACTAGTTTTTACTCCTGGTCATCTTTATTCTGGCTCTCTGAGTGCTTGGAATTTATCTTTACTTAAAGTTGGAGAGCCTATGGTTGAAATCAATGACCAAGAAGCAAAAAGATTTGGTGTGGAAGATGGAGACGAGGTAATAGTGAGTTCTAAAAAGGCAAGTGTTCAAGTCAAGGTAAAAATAAGTTCCGAGGTTCCTAAATATGTAGCTGTGGTTCATCTTTATCCCACCACAAATATGGTTTGTTTGCTTGGAAAAGAGATGATGCCCATAGAAGGAAGTATTAAGAAGATTTAAATAAACTGGAGTTGGTGAAGCATGAAACAATATGCACCAAAAGTAAATTTTGTCATTACTATCATTGAACTAATTCGAGGTTTACTGGTTACCTTTAAGCATTTATTTATGCCAGCAGTAACTCTTCAGTATCCAACCCAACGTTGGAAAGTAGCGGAAGGATATCGAGGATTACAGAGGTTGAAGGTAGATGAAGATGGTCGAGAGAAATGTGTAGGGTGTGGCTTGTGTGCTAAGTATTGTCCAGCCGAAGCCATTAAGATAACGACTAAAGTTATGGATAAGCCAGATATTCAAGGTTATGATAAAAAAGTAGAGACTTATGTAATCGATATATCGAGATGTATCTTTTGTGGATTTTGCGTAGAAGCTTGTCCCAAGGAAGCTATTAGTATGTCTAAGAACTATGAAATGGCTTGTTACAACCGGGAAAGTATGATTTATGATTTGGATAAACTAACGAAAGAGTTAGAAGTGACAAAATATAAGTAAAGGTAAGCCTTTAGCCATCAGCGGTCAGCTAATAAAAAAATAACTGATAGTTAGAAGTTGATATCTAAACGTTTACCAATATTTTAATGAGGTTATCAGATGCAATTTTTGTATGATACGCAACTATTAGTAAATAATATTCATAGCTTCTTGTTTGGAATGTGTAGTCTTTATGGACTGCCGGTAGTTCTTGTGACGATAGTGGCGATGGTGATAACAGTGGCTCTGGTGGGTGGATTTATTTCTGTTAATGTGATGTTACTTGTTTTAGCAGAGCGTAAGATTGCTGGCCATATTCAAGATAGACTTGGGCCAATGAGGGTTGGTCCTCATGGGATCTTACAAACAGTAGCTGATGCCATTAAGCTTTTGCTTAAAGAAAGCATTAGGCCTAAGATAGCTGATAAGTGGGCATATTTCTTTGCTCCAGTAATTGTAATGGCTCCTGCGATTATGACTTATCTTATTATACCTTGGTCCCCGGGATTAATTATTCGTGACCTAAACTTAGGACTACTTTATCTATTAGCCGTTAGTAGTCTTGGAGTGATTGGCATTATCTTAGCTGGTTGGTCATCTGGAAATAAATATTCATTGCTTGGTGGCTTACGCTCTGGCGCTCAGATTGTGAGCTATGAAGTAGCGATGAGCCTTTCGGTGATTGGTGTTATTATGCTTTGTGGTTCTTTGAAGATCAGTGAGATTGTTGAGGCCCAACAATATTGCTGGTATGTGGTCAAGCAACCTTTAGCCTTTTTCTTATTTATTATTGCCGCTACTGCTGAATGTAATCGTGCTCCCTTTGATCTACCGGAGGCAGAATCAGAACTAGTAGCTGGATTCCATACTGAATATGGAGGAATAAAGTTTGCTATGTTTTTCTTAGCTGAGTATGCTAATATGTTTGTTGCTTCGGCCATGGGCGCTACCTTATTTCTTGGTGGATGGCAGGGACTACCTATTCTTGGTTTGGCTTTACCACCTCTGGTCTGGTTTTTATTAAAAACATATTTAATAGTCTTTGTCTTTATCTGGTTTAGGTGGACTTATCCCCGAATTCGGGTTGATCAATTAATGAGTTTTGGTTGGAAAGTTCTTCTACCTTTAGCCTTTTTAAATATTGGTATCACAGGTTTAGTCATGGTCTTAGGGTGAGGTGAGGCGATGGATTGCTTAGAAAAAATTTGTTCTTTATTGCCGAATATGACCTTTTGGATCTTAGCTTTGATGGGTATTATTTGTGCTGTTTTGGCAGTTACAGTAAGGAATCTTGTTCATGCGGTCTTGTTTTTAGCCGGATTCCTGATGAGCGTGGCGGGGCTTTTTATTACCCTGGAGGCTGAATTTTTAGCTCTTGTTCAAGTTCTTATCTTTGTGGGGGCTATTGTGGTCTTATTTATGTTTTTGATTATGCTCACCCATCAGATTACCGACTTATCTGTGCCTCAAGGCAATCAATTAAAAGGGGTAGCAGTGATTGTGGCTACGGTTTTATTTGGGCTTATTTTTTATCTCTTAAAAGCCATGAAATGGCAGGAAGTTGTTCTGCCTGTTAAGGGTGATATAGCCAACATAGGAAGATTATTGCTCAGTCCTTATGTTTTAGCATTTGAGCTTGTTTCAGTAGCGTTACTGGTAGCCTTAATTGGAGCAATAGTTATTGCCAGAAAGAAAGAATAAGCAGAAAACAAGGTTTAGCTTAATTTTATAAATGATCGTTATTTTAAAGGAGATGTTTCTATGGGTCTTACCAATTATCTAATATTAGGGGCTGTATTTTTTTGCATCGGTATTTACGGTGTCTTAGTTAGACGGAATGCAGTGATGATCTTAATTTCCATTGAGTTGATGCTTAATGCGGCTAATCTTAATTTTGTAGCTTTTACTAAATATGTTGATCCAGTCAAGCTTACCGGACACATCTTTACTATCTTTGTAATTACTATTGAAGCAGCCGAAGTAGTAGTAGGATTAGCTATTATTTTAGCTGGTTACAGGTGTCTGAAGAGCATCAAAGTGGAAGATATTAACTTAATGAAATGGTAAATGATTTGTAATTAAGAAGGGGTTTTTTTATGATCAATAATGCGTGGTTAATTCCAGGGTTACCACTGATAGCTTTTATAATAATTACCTTTTTTACCAAGAGGTTAAGGAACATCTCTTCTTATCTCTCTATTGGTATAATGATGGGTTCATTCTTGTTAGCTTGCGGGGTGTTAAAAGAGGTAATCATTAGACCAGGTAGATATGAATTTAGCCTTCCTTGGTTTGAGACAGGAAGTTTTCAGATAGAAGTGGGGATGTTGATAGATCCTTTGTGTGCTGTGATGTTGGTAGTAGTTAC
This region of bacterium genomic DNA includes:
- the nuoG gene encoding NADH-quinone oxidoreductase subunit NuoG, yielding MITLTINGKEVQIEDGATILEACELAGSKVPTLCHDKRLLPFGACRICLVEVEKTRTKFTPSCSTPATEGMVVKTTTPEIIKARKTILELLLINHPLDCPICDKAGECTLQELVYEYGVSENRFKGKKLALPVDHLSPLIERNLSRCVLCGKCVRICNEVQAVGEISFINRGMKTYIGTDFDRSLDCEFCGQCISICPVGALNSRLFKYKARVWDLKETVTLCPYCSNGCSLVLGVKDNEIKRINSCGQVGINEGNLCSKGRFGYEFVNHPERLKKPLLKKDGQFKEVTWTEALDFVFLRLDKIKIERGAGSIGALGSARLTNEEVYLFQKLIGQGIGSRHFDYGGGYSYQGLVGLKEALGYAASTNSISEIRRAESILLLRADLSETHPNIKVEVNLAVNRNKAKLIIANYRRTKLSPQAEINLIYKPGTEVTLINGMIKVIIENDLINKSFINEKTEGVEKLKLLLEKYTPTYVEKVCKISPQELEKAAKIYAKTEKALIIVATGMAWGGNDKDIAYAVSNLALITGHLGKESTGVYFLGEKNNSQGVLDLGALSRFLPGSGSVDSQEYRALEMLEPGRLKAMYIVGENPLLTYPLPKIKEALEALEFLIVQDMFMTKTAELADVVLPICSFAEKEGTYTNLERRVQKLKKALPCLGESKPDLEIFTNLCRRWGVEVPQDIWLEIVATIPMYKEIDKPWGGSILYIEKDWKGKFIAVEDQEISFDDKLLLVFTPGHLYSGSLSAWNLSLLKVGEPMVEINDQEAKRFGVEDGDEVIVSSKKASVQVKVKISSEVPKYVAVVHLYPTTNMVCLLGKEMMPIEGSIKKI
- a CDS encoding NADH-quinone oxidoreductase subunit I, whose amino-acid sequence is MKQYAPKVNFVITIIELIRGLLVTFKHLFMPAVTLQYPTQRWKVAEGYRGLQRLKVDEDGREKCVGCGLCAKYCPAEAIKITTKVMDKPDIQGYDKKVETYVIDISRCIFCGFCVEACPKEAISMSKNYEMACYNRESMIYDLDKLTKELEVTKYK
- the nuoH gene encoding NADH-quinone oxidoreductase subunit NuoH — encoded protein: MQFLYDTQLLVNNIHSFLFGMCSLYGLPVVLVTIVAMVITVALVGGFISVNVMLLVLAERKIAGHIQDRLGPMRVGPHGILQTVADAIKLLLKESIRPKIADKWAYFFAPVIVMAPAIMTYLIIPWSPGLIIRDLNLGLLYLLAVSSLGVIGIILAGWSSGNKYSLLGGLRSGAQIVSYEVAMSLSVIGVIMLCGSLKISEIVEAQQYCWYVVKQPLAFFLFIIAATAECNRAPFDLPEAESELVAGFHTEYGGIKFAMFFLAEYANMFVASAMGATLFLGGWQGLPILGLALPPLVWFLLKTYLIVFVFIWFRWTYPRIRVDQLMSFGWKVLLPLAFLNIGITGLVMVLG
- a CDS encoding NADH-quinone oxidoreductase subunit J, whose protein sequence is MDCLEKICSLLPNMTFWILALMGIICAVLAVTVRNLVHAVLFLAGFLMSVAGLFITLEAEFLALVQVLIFVGAIVVLFMFLIMLTHQITDLSVPQGNQLKGVAVIVATVLFGLIFYLLKAMKWQEVVLPVKGDIANIGRLLLSPYVLAFELVSVALLVALIGAIVIARKKE
- the nuoK gene encoding NADH-quinone oxidoreductase subunit NuoK; amino-acid sequence: MGLTNYLILGAVFFCIGIYGVLVRRNAVMILISIELMLNAANLNFVAFTKYVDPVKLTGHIFTIFVITIEAAEVVVGLAIILAGYRCLKSIKVEDINLMKW